The following are encoded together in the Sphingomonas insulae genome:
- a CDS encoding M48 family metallopeptidase: MSKLTIHLAIFAATSATPLIAATPPVGDGSVNAVQDTAATFDALRSVDARMAGIAYRLTTANVALCRDRAPTPGWAIHGIDQYDAGLRDQARRSFGFDAPIAVEAVVPGSPAEAAGVRANDGIVSVNGHALDGAPAAKGSSSAGRDAATDTIAALPADRPLDVVLRRNGQSLAVRIAASPGCRSAFEVLLGPGMEASADGRIVQIGVRFFERYSDDEVAVVIAHELSHNILHHARRLDAAGVKRGLLAEVGRNGRLFRLTEDQADLLGMHLLRNAGYDPQIAVRFWRDHGGDVDGGLFRSRTHPSSAARANAIEGEISRVPAGASRPFIPPLIADADQPLQ, encoded by the coding sequence ATGAGCAAGTTGACGATCCACCTCGCGATTTTCGCAGCGACCTCGGCGACGCCCCTGATCGCCGCCACGCCCCCGGTCGGTGACGGGAGCGTGAACGCCGTGCAGGACACCGCGGCTACCTTCGACGCGCTGCGCAGCGTCGATGCCCGCATGGCCGGTATCGCCTATCGTCTCACCACCGCCAACGTCGCGCTGTGCCGTGATCGCGCGCCGACGCCGGGCTGGGCGATCCACGGTATCGATCAATATGATGCCGGTCTGCGCGACCAGGCCCGCCGCAGCTTCGGTTTCGACGCACCCATTGCTGTGGAGGCAGTGGTGCCGGGCTCGCCTGCCGAGGCAGCGGGCGTACGTGCCAATGACGGGATCGTTTCGGTCAACGGTCATGCTCTCGACGGCGCCCCCGCGGCGAAAGGTTCGAGCAGCGCAGGGCGCGACGCCGCCACCGATACGATCGCGGCGTTGCCCGCCGATCGTCCACTCGACGTGGTATTGCGCCGCAACGGGCAATCGCTAGCAGTCCGCATCGCCGCATCACCTGGCTGCCGCAGCGCATTCGAGGTGCTGTTAGGACCGGGGATGGAGGCGTCTGCGGATGGCCGGATCGTGCAGATCGGCGTGCGCTTTTTCGAACGGTACAGCGACGACGAGGTCGCCGTAGTAATTGCACACGAGCTGTCGCACAATATCCTGCATCATGCCCGCCGACTGGATGCAGCCGGCGTCAAGCGCGGGTTGCTGGCGGAAGTCGGACGCAATGGCCGGTTGTTCCGCCTGACGGAGGATCAGGCAGACCTGCTCGGCATGCATCTGCTCCGCAACGCAGGCTACGATCCGCAGATCGCCGTTCGGTTCTGGCGCGACCATGGCGGTGACGTCGACGGTGGCCTGTTCCGCAGTCGGACCCATCCGTCCTCCGCCGCCCGCGCCAACGCGATCGAGGGAGAGATCTCTCGCGTACCGGCCGGCGCTTCGCGGCCGTTCATACCGCCGCTGATCGCGGACGCCGACCAACCGCTTCAGTAA
- a CDS encoding MarR family winged helix-turn-helix transcriptional regulator — protein MAAPDHLASSLFSVFLRLHRLMNRRMADHGASLARTKLLLFLDRRGPARAADIAEFFDNAPRTVTEAIDGLERDGLVVRTADARDRRVKQVSITDEGRRVIGETEPLRQDLIEGVFGVLSADERARMGDMLGRMAKALDAQEATPAG, from the coding sequence ATGGCCGCTCCCGATCATCTCGCATCCAGCCTGTTCAGCGTGTTCCTGCGCCTGCATCGTCTGATGAACCGTCGCATGGCGGATCACGGCGCATCGCTGGCGCGTACCAAGCTGCTGCTGTTCCTCGACCGGCGCGGGCCCGCACGCGCGGCGGACATCGCCGAATTCTTCGATAACGCACCGCGCACGGTGACCGAGGCGATCGACGGGCTGGAGCGCGACGGCCTGGTCGTGCGTACCGCCGACGCCCGCGATCGCCGCGTCAAGCAGGTGTCGATCACCGACGAGGGTCGCCGGGTGATCGGCGAGACCGAGCCGCTGCGGCAGGACCTGATCGAGGGGGTCTTCGGCGTGCTGAGTGCGGACGAGCGCGCGCGCATGGGGGACATGCTCGGTCGCATGGCGAAGGCGCTGGATGCGCAAGAGGCGACGCCCGCCGGCTGA
- a CDS encoding intradiol ring-cleavage dioxygenase, translated as MKHHDTDGSPASGRHAHGHGLTDDLPLLEAQMARRRALQWFAGAGTAALVAGCGGSGTESGSVAVVGSTATPAPTPATMATATPTPAATASGCLVDPSETNGPYPADGTNTASGSTSNALTASGIVRSDIRSSFLGTTTVATGVSLTLTLTVVNVNAACAPLSGYAVYIWSCDRQGHYSLYTVAAESYLRGIQVTDANGQATFTMIVPGCYDGRWPHIHFEVFSSLSTATSGRYASLVSQLAMPAAVCSAVYADTATYPASATNFARVSLSSDGVFGDNSAAQTAQQTPLLTGSVAAGYIGTALIGLAR; from the coding sequence ATGAAGCATCACGATACCGACGGCTCCCCCGCGTCTGGCCGGCACGCGCACGGCCATGGCCTGACGGACGATCTGCCTCTGCTCGAGGCGCAAATGGCGCGGCGGCGGGCGTTGCAGTGGTTTGCAGGAGCCGGCACTGCGGCACTGGTCGCCGGCTGTGGCGGCAGCGGAACGGAAAGCGGCAGCGTCGCGGTGGTCGGCAGTACCGCCACGCCAGCGCCGACGCCAGCTACTATGGCCACTGCCACGCCGACCCCTGCCGCCACGGCGAGCGGATGCCTGGTCGATCCGAGCGAAACCAATGGCCCCTACCCCGCCGACGGGACCAACACCGCATCGGGCTCCACCAGCAATGCGCTGACCGCAAGCGGTATCGTACGCAGCGATATCCGGTCGAGCTTCCTCGGCACGACGACCGTTGCGACCGGCGTGTCCTTGACGCTTACGCTGACCGTCGTGAACGTCAATGCCGCCTGCGCGCCGCTCAGTGGCTATGCGGTCTACATCTGGTCGTGCGACCGCCAGGGGCATTATTCGCTCTATACGGTCGCGGCGGAAAGCTATCTGCGCGGCATTCAGGTGACCGATGCCAACGGGCAGGCGACGTTCACGATGATCGTGCCTGGCTGCTACGACGGCCGCTGGCCGCACATTCATTTCGAAGTGTTCTCGAGCCTGTCGACTGCGACCAGCGGGCGCTATGCCTCTCTGGTATCGCAGCTGGCGATGCCGGCAGCGGTGTGCAGCGCCGTCTATGCGGATACGGCGACCTACCCGGCGAGTGCGACCAACTTCGCGCGGGTGTCTCTGTCGAGCGATGGCGTGTTCGGCGACAACAGTGCCGCGCAAACGGCGCAGCAAACGCCGTTGCTGACCGGCAGCGTGGCGGCGGGCTATATCGGGACGGCACTGATCGGCCTGGCGCGTTAG
- a CDS encoding YbdD/YjiX family protein, with protein sequence MVGVPSYRNYVEHMAAAHPHAPVMTEAAFFRDRQEARYGGRGGGKCC encoded by the coding sequence ATGGTCGGCGTGCCGTCGTATCGCAACTACGTGGAACATATGGCGGCGGCGCACCCGCACGCGCCGGTGATGACCGAAGCGGCATTCTTCCGCGATCGGCAAGAAGCGCGCTATGGCGGGCGCGGCGGGGGCAAGTGCTGCTAA
- a CDS encoding MDR family MFS transporter: MSSAAAPGGRAAAKPTAATKGAGTPEKADLGAWLAVAAGSLGALMATLDISIVNSALPVIQGEIGASGTEGTWIATSYLVAEIIIIPLAAWLERVLGLRTFLLIASVLFTAFSVVCGLSTTLTMMIVGRAGQGITGGALIPTAMTIIATRLPRSQQPIGTALFGVTAILGPVLGPLIGGYLTENVSWHYAFFLNIPVGALLLVLLLVGLPHQKAHLGELLKADWLGIAGLALGLGGLTVVLEEGQREQWFQSALIIKLTVLTLFGLGMLFAGQFLSRKPVVKLRLLLDRQFGSVATMGLVLGMVLYGSSYVIPQFLAAIADYNALQSGKVVLLSGIPSLLMMPLVPIMIRRLDIRLAVATGLLMMALSCHLDTTLTAQSVGSAFTDSQLLRGVGTILGFVFLNQAAIASVRPEEAGDAAGLFSAARNIGGSFALAGIATLQDQRSYLHSRRIDEVLNANSVALQDYIAGTARSLGSTATALQSLGGTIQRQALVMTYNDLFWLLSVGICCVVPLVLFLRPLPHGKVAAMH, from the coding sequence GTGAGCAGTGCCGCCGCCCCTGGGGGCCGCGCCGCCGCGAAGCCCACAGCTGCGACAAAGGGCGCCGGTACGCCGGAAAAGGCGGACCTTGGCGCCTGGCTGGCGGTCGCGGCCGGCAGCCTGGGCGCCTTGATGGCGACCCTCGACATCTCGATCGTCAATTCCGCCTTGCCGGTGATCCAGGGCGAGATCGGCGCCAGCGGTACCGAAGGCACTTGGATCGCGACCTCGTATCTGGTCGCCGAAATCATCATCATTCCGCTCGCGGCATGGCTGGAACGGGTGTTGGGCCTGCGCACCTTCCTGCTGATCGCATCCGTGTTGTTCACCGCATTCTCCGTCGTGTGCGGCCTGTCGACCACGCTGACGATGATGATCGTCGGGCGGGCCGGTCAGGGGATCACCGGGGGCGCGCTGATCCCCACCGCGATGACGATCATCGCGACCCGCCTGCCGCGCTCTCAGCAGCCGATCGGCACCGCGTTGTTCGGCGTCACCGCCATTCTCGGGCCGGTGCTCGGTCCGCTGATCGGCGGTTACCTGACCGAAAACGTCAGCTGGCATTACGCCTTCTTCCTCAATATCCCGGTGGGGGCGCTGTTGCTCGTGCTGCTGCTCGTCGGCCTTCCGCACCAAAAGGCGCACCTCGGCGAACTGCTGAAGGCAGATTGGCTGGGTATCGCGGGGCTGGCGCTGGGGCTTGGCGGGCTGACGGTGGTGCTGGAAGAGGGGCAGCGGGAACAATGGTTCCAGTCGGCGCTCATCATCAAGCTGACCGTCCTTACCCTTTTCGGCCTCGGCATGCTGTTCGCCGGGCAGTTCCTATCGCGCAAACCGGTGGTGAAGCTGCGCCTCCTGCTCGACCGCCAGTTCGGTAGCGTCGCGACCATGGGATTGGTGCTCGGCATGGTGCTGTACGGCAGCAGCTACGTCATCCCGCAGTTCCTGGCGGCGATCGCCGACTATAATGCACTGCAATCGGGCAAGGTCGTGCTGCTCAGCGGCATCCCCAGCCTGTTGATGATGCCGCTGGTGCCGATCATGATCCGCCGGCTCGACATCCGCCTTGCGGTGGCGACCGGGTTGCTGATGATGGCGCTCAGCTGTCATCTCGATACGACGCTGACCGCCCAGTCTGTCGGCAGCGCCTTCACCGATTCGCAGCTGTTGCGCGGTGTCGGCACCATCCTCGGCTTCGTGTTCCTTAACCAGGCGGCAATCGCATCGGTGCGGCCCGAGGAGGCCGGCGATGCGGCCGGCCTGTTCAGCGCGGCCCGCAACATCGGCGGGTCGTTCGCGCTCGCCGGGATCGCCACGTTGCAGGATCAGCGCAGCTACCTGCACAGCCGCCGTATCGACGAGGTGCTGAATGCCAATTCCGTGGCGCTCCAGGATTATATCGCCGGAACCGCTCGTTCGCTTGGCAGCACTGCCACCGCGTTGCAGTCGCTTGGCGGTACCATCCAGCGCCAGGCGCTGGTGATGACCTACAACGATCTGTTCTGGCTGCTGTCCGTTGGCATCTGCTGCGTCGTGCCGCTGGTCCTGTTCCTCCGCCCGCTGCCGCATGGCAAAGTCGCGGCGATGCATTGA
- a CDS encoding efflux transporter outer membrane subunit yields MRTLPLLPLALALGACTVGPNYAGPPKTLSGAPGHAGFKRGGQVAVATAPVVAAWWTQLNDAVLTDLETRALAANPNIAVAQARLRQARSSLRLERANQAPSANASATYLHARLPGIDLGNAAGDTQTGGGGDASAVDFYNLGFDASWEVDLFGGRRRSVEAARAQAQAAEANVADAQVSLTAEVAQAYVNLRDRQRRIALSRQSATMQQQMLALTRQRFDRGAASALDVERLQGQVEATNGQIVPLQAELESYLNALAVLVGEEPGSLDVMLTTAKPVPLPPAVVAVGDATALLQRRPDIRAAERQLAQRTAQVGVADAARFPRLNILGLIGLGGTQLSDISPDKLVAVAAPMLQWNFLDFGRNRARINQAEGQRDEAEAQYRGSVLTALRDAEDALSRFGHRRETVASLMRSKASADRAASLMQQRFRAGTATLIDTLDAERTRVAADQNLSSGTAGLTSDFVALQKALGLGWSA; encoded by the coding sequence ATGCGTACCCTTCCCCTCCTTCCCCTCGCGCTGGCTCTCGGCGCATGCACCGTCGGGCCGAATTACGCCGGACCGCCGAAGACGCTGTCCGGTGCGCCGGGGCACGCCGGTTTCAAGCGCGGCGGCCAAGTTGCGGTGGCGACCGCTCCGGTGGTCGCCGCATGGTGGACGCAGTTGAACGACGCGGTGCTCACCGACCTCGAAACGCGTGCACTCGCCGCCAACCCGAATATCGCGGTAGCGCAGGCGCGGTTACGCCAGGCTCGTTCCTCGCTGCGGCTGGAACGCGCCAACCAGGCGCCGAGTGCCAACGCGTCCGCCACGTACCTGCACGCGCGGCTGCCCGGCATCGATCTTGGCAACGCCGCGGGCGATACCCAGACCGGCGGCGGTGGCGACGCCAGTGCGGTCGACTTCTATAACCTCGGCTTCGATGCGAGCTGGGAAGTTGATCTGTTCGGCGGCCGGCGGCGATCGGTGGAGGCTGCGCGAGCGCAGGCGCAGGCTGCCGAGGCAAACGTCGCCGATGCTCAGGTCAGCCTGACCGCGGAGGTCGCACAGGCCTACGTCAACCTGCGCGACCGGCAACGCCGCATCGCCCTGTCGCGACAGTCGGCGACGATGCAGCAGCAAATGCTGGCATTGACCCGGCAGCGTTTCGACCGTGGGGCCGCATCGGCGCTCGACGTCGAGCGCCTGCAAGGTCAGGTCGAGGCGACAAACGGCCAGATCGTCCCGCTGCAGGCCGAGCTGGAGAGTTACCTGAACGCTCTGGCGGTTCTGGTGGGTGAGGAACCGGGTTCCCTGGATGTGATGCTCACCACGGCAAAGCCTGTCCCGCTGCCCCCCGCGGTGGTCGCGGTCGGAGATGCCACTGCGCTGTTGCAACGCCGCCCCGACATCCGTGCTGCCGAACGCCAGCTCGCACAGCGCACGGCGCAGGTCGGCGTCGCGGACGCCGCGCGTTTTCCGCGCCTGAACATCCTCGGCCTCATCGGATTGGGTGGGACGCAGCTGTCGGACATCAGTCCCGACAAACTGGTGGCAGTGGCCGCACCGATGCTGCAATGGAATTTCCTCGATTTCGGCCGCAACCGGGCTCGCATCAACCAGGCCGAAGGGCAGCGCGACGAGGCGGAGGCCCAGTACCGCGGATCGGTACTGACCGCACTGCGTGACGCCGAGGACGCGCTGTCTCGGTTCGGTCATCGACGTGAGACGGTCGCCAGCCTGATGCGCAGCAAGGCCAGTGCCGATCGAGCAGCGAGCCTCATGCAACAGCGCTTCCGGGCGGGCACCGCTACGCTGATTGATACGCTCGATGCAGAACGCACCCGCGTCGCCGCCGATCAGAACCTCTCTTCGGGAACAGCCGGCCTGACCAGTGATTTCGTCGCGTTGCAAAAGGCCCTGGGGCTCGGCTGGAGCGCTTGA
- the cysS gene encoding cysteine--tRNA ligase — translation MTPLTLYNSLTRSLELFQPADPENVRIYSCGPTVYHYAHLGNLRAYLFTDTLGRVLTWKGHGLTHIINITDVGHLTSDADAGDDKMEAAAKASGKDIWAVAEYYTQAFKANLKDLNVRDPSRFPLATDHVDGMIAFGEAIAEKHCYRLSDGLYFDTSTVPDYGRLAGTRDDGPAEGRIQSVAGKRNAADFAIWRTSAPGENRQMEWDSPWGRGAPGWHLECSVMSRQYLGAHFDIHTGGIDHREIHHPNEIAQNQAYSGSADSGATLWMHNNFLVDRGGKMSKSTGEFLILPALVERGFHPLAYRLMCLQAHYRSELEFSWYNLAAAQTRLKRLVQTVAALRARGEAKGAASAAPYTERLDAALSDDLNTPRALPVLDELLADKRVSPADRLAALADFDAVLGLGLLTLSREDLRVRPKAAGIDEAGIAERLSDRRDARAAKDFPRSDAIRDELATLGVEVMDGDPLGWDWKVVL, via the coding sequence ATGACCCCGCTGACGCTCTACAACAGCCTGACCCGCAGCCTCGAGCTGTTCCAGCCCGCCGACCCTGAAAATGTCCGCATCTATTCGTGCGGACCGACGGTCTATCACTACGCGCATCTCGGCAACCTGCGCGCATACCTGTTCACCGACACGCTGGGCCGGGTGCTGACGTGGAAGGGCCATGGCCTGACCCACATCATCAACATCACCGACGTCGGCCATCTGACCAGCGACGCCGACGCCGGCGACGACAAGATGGAGGCTGCGGCCAAAGCGAGCGGTAAGGATATCTGGGCGGTCGCCGAATACTATACGCAGGCGTTCAAGGCGAACCTGAAGGACCTGAACGTACGCGACCCCTCACGCTTTCCACTGGCGACGGATCATGTCGACGGGATGATCGCGTTCGGCGAGGCGATCGCCGAAAAGCATTGCTACCGGCTGTCGGACGGACTGTATTTCGACACTTCGACGGTGCCGGATTATGGGCGACTGGCGGGCACGCGCGACGATGGCCCGGCCGAGGGACGCATCCAGAGCGTCGCGGGCAAGCGCAACGCGGCGGATTTCGCGATCTGGCGGACGAGTGCACCCGGCGAAAACCGCCAGATGGAATGGGACAGCCCGTGGGGCCGCGGCGCGCCCGGCTGGCACCTCGAATGCTCCGTGATGAGCCGGCAGTATCTGGGTGCGCATTTCGACATCCACACCGGCGGTATCGACCACCGCGAGATCCATCACCCCAATGAGATCGCACAGAACCAGGCCTATAGCGGCAGCGCCGACAGCGGTGCGACGCTATGGATGCACAACAATTTCCTGGTCGACCGCGGGGGCAAGATGTCCAAGTCGACGGGCGAGTTCCTGATCCTGCCGGCGCTGGTCGAGCGCGGGTTTCATCCCCTCGCCTATCGCCTGATGTGCTTGCAAGCGCATTACCGCAGCGAGCTGGAGTTTTCATGGTACAATCTGGCGGCGGCGCAGACACGATTGAAGCGTCTGGTGCAGACCGTGGCGGCATTGCGAGCCCGTGGCGAGGCAAAAGGAGCGGCCTCGGCAGCCCCCTATACCGAGCGGCTGGACGCGGCGTTGTCCGATGATCTGAACACGCCCAGGGCGTTGCCGGTCCTTGACGAATTGCTTGCCGACAAGCGGGTGAGTCCGGCCGATCGGCTGGCGGCGCTCGCTGATTTCGACGCGGTGCTCGGCCTGGGCCTGCTGACGTTGTCGCGCGAAGACCTGCGGGTGCGCCCCAAGGCGGCGGGTATCGATGAGGCCGGGATCGCAGAGCGGCTGTCCGATCGGCGCGATGCACGGGCGGCGAAGGATTTTCCGCGATCGGACGCGATCCGGGACGAGCTGGCGACCTTGGGTGTCGAGGTGATGGATGGCGATCCGCTGGGTTGGGATTGGAAGGTGGTGCTATGA
- a CDS encoding HlyD family secretion protein gives MADNEQQPDEHIDEDDSADDKAAKPSPLKNPRVRIVLFIVLAAAIIGGVLWYVRYQSVGKFMQGTDDAYIQADAVTISPKVSGYVDKVFVADNQQVKAGTPLLQIDARDYRAQAAQVEAQIDVARANAQGVRAQIREQQAAIDKARSDLTAARSDAAFAHAEVTRYQPLAASGAETREKLSQLVNQARQADAQVASANAALTSATRRVGTLQAQVRQAQAQGEASRAQLQAAQVNVGATILRASIDGRVGDKTVRIGQFVQAGTRLMSVVPVQQLYVEANFKETQLGLMRIGQPVTLEVDALPGVEIHGHVESVSPGTGAQFSLLPPQNATGNFTKIVQRIPVRIAIDAGEKTRRLLVPGMSADVTVDTRSAKGSVQRIKDEQEQHNERRSEGRNR, from the coding sequence ATGGCCGACAACGAACAACAGCCGGACGAGCACATCGACGAGGACGATTCGGCAGACGACAAGGCTGCCAAGCCGTCGCCGTTGAAGAACCCCCGCGTGCGGATCGTCTTGTTCATCGTGCTTGCCGCGGCAATAATCGGCGGGGTGTTGTGGTACGTCCGCTACCAGAGCGTCGGCAAGTTCATGCAAGGGACCGACGACGCCTATATCCAGGCGGACGCGGTGACGATCTCGCCAAAGGTGTCAGGCTACGTCGACAAGGTGTTCGTCGCCGACAACCAGCAGGTCAAGGCCGGCACGCCGCTGCTCCAGATCGACGCCCGCGACTATCGCGCGCAGGCCGCGCAGGTCGAAGCGCAGATCGATGTCGCGCGGGCCAATGCGCAAGGCGTACGCGCGCAGATCCGCGAACAACAGGCTGCGATCGACAAGGCGCGATCGGACCTTACCGCCGCCCGCAGCGACGCGGCGTTCGCGCATGCCGAGGTGACGCGTTACCAGCCGCTGGCCGCATCGGGTGCGGAAACGCGCGAGAAACTGTCGCAACTCGTCAATCAGGCGCGACAGGCCGACGCGCAGGTCGCCTCCGCCAACGCCGCGCTGACCAGCGCCACCCGCCGCGTCGGTACCCTCCAGGCGCAGGTCCGGCAGGCACAGGCGCAGGGCGAAGCCAGTCGCGCGCAATTGCAGGCGGCACAGGTCAATGTCGGCGCGACGATTCTGCGGGCCAGCATCGATGGTCGCGTCGGCGACAAGACGGTGCGGATCGGCCAGTTCGTCCAGGCGGGTACGCGGCTGATGTCGGTCGTTCCGGTCCAGCAACTGTACGTCGAGGCCAACTTCAAGGAGACGCAGCTTGGCTTGATGCGGATCGGACAGCCTGTCACACTGGAAGTCGATGCCCTGCCCGGGGTCGAGATTCATGGCCATGTCGAAAGCGTGTCGCCCGGCACCGGTGCACAATTCTCGTTGCTGCCGCCGCAGAATGCGACGGGTAATTTCACCAAGATCGTCCAGCGCATCCCGGTACGGATCGCGATCGATGCGGGCGAGAAGACGCGCCGGTTGCTGGTCCCGGGCATGTCGGCCGACGTGACGGTCGACACGCGGTCCGCCAAGGGATCGGTGCAGCGCATCAAGGACGAGCAGGAACAGCATAACGAACGGCGCAGCGAGGGGCGCAACCGGTGA
- a CDS encoding D-2-hydroxyacid dehydrogenase has protein sequence MKAVLPGIARGLLEPHLPAEIEPVWFTTPAEANAMISDATIAWVDMQPTALVADAIRAAGSQLRWVSTIYAGLDAFPLDLLRERGVTLTNGAGINAIAVAEYAMLAVLAAAKRFDTVLRAADRQDWLRDAPGKIELDGTRALIIGYGTIGRLIGQRLTAFGVGVTGVTRSGRDNTLTPDGWFAQLGSFDWVILAAPSTGMTRALIGTAELAAMKPSAWLINIARGDMIDDDALLAELHGGGIGGAFLDPTNPEPLPVSHPLWTAPNCMISMHMSGRSQTTMFQRGATLFLENARAFVAGRPMNNVADVDAGY, from the coding sequence ATGAAGGCGGTCCTCCCCGGCATCGCCCGTGGCCTGCTCGAACCGCATTTGCCCGCGGAGATCGAGCCGGTATGGTTCACCACGCCGGCCGAGGCGAACGCGATGATTTCGGATGCGACGATCGCCTGGGTCGACATGCAGCCGACGGCACTGGTCGCCGACGCGATCCGGGCTGCAGGGTCGCAACTGCGATGGGTATCGACGATCTATGCCGGGCTGGACGCGTTCCCGCTGGATCTGTTGCGCGAACGGGGTGTGACGCTCACCAACGGCGCCGGGATCAACGCCATTGCGGTGGCGGAATATGCCATGCTGGCCGTGCTGGCCGCGGCAAAGCGGTTCGATACGGTGCTGCGCGCAGCGGACCGACAGGATTGGTTGCGCGATGCGCCCGGCAAGATCGAGCTGGATGGCACGCGGGCGCTAATCATCGGCTATGGCACGATCGGCCGACTGATCGGTCAGCGGCTGACCGCGTTCGGCGTCGGCGTGACCGGGGTCACCCGGTCGGGACGCGATAACACACTGACGCCGGATGGCTGGTTCGCGCAGCTCGGCAGTTTCGATTGGGTGATACTTGCTGCGCCATCGACCGGAATGACCAGGGCGTTGATCGGTACCGCCGAACTTGCCGCGATGAAGCCGTCGGCGTGGCTCATCAATATCGCACGCGGCGACATGATCGACGACGATGCATTGCTCGCCGAGCTGCATGGCGGCGGCATCGGAGGCGCCTTCCTGGACCCCACGAATCCCGAGCCGTTGCCGGTGAGCCACCCATTGTGGACGGCGCCGAATTGCATGATCTCGATGCACATGTCGGGACGTAGCCAGACGACGATGTTTCAGCGCGGCGCGACGCTGTTCTTGGAGAATGCCCGCGCGTTCGTCGCGGGCCGGCCGATGAACAACGTGGCGGACGTCGACGCGGGTTACTGA